Part of the Halopseudomonas maritima genome, GTACCGTCGATCAAGCGCGCACCCTCGAAGGCGTGGAACTACAGCGCAGCGCACTGATTCTGCAGTACCGCAACGCCGGCTTGATTCAGTTGGAGGTGCAACCCAACGACGCGCCGAGCTATCTGGTGCAGATGCCGGATGCGGTCTACAGCCTGCACGTTCAAGGCGGCGAAGAGTACAGCAGCGCGCGGGTACGCTTGCGCTACGAGTCACTCAATCGGCCCGCCGAGATCCGCGCACTGACGTTGGCAGATGGTGACCAGCACGTGCTCCGCACCACCCCCGTAGAAGGCCACTTTTCACCGGACGATTACCGCGTGGAGCGCCTGTGGGCAGTCGCCAAAGACGGCGCACACATCCCCATCAGCCTGATCGAGCCACTAGGCGTTGAAGGCACCGGCCCCCTTTACCTGTATGGCTACGGCGCCTACGGCGCCAGCATGGATCCCTGGTTTTCCCACGCCCGGCTGTCACTGCTGCAACGCGGCTGGCGGTTTGCAATTGCCCACGTGCGTGGCGGTGCCGACATGGGCGAGCACTGGTATCAACAGGGCAAGCTGGAACACAAGGAAAACACCTTTAGCGACTTTATTCGCTGCGCCGAACACCTGATTGAACAAGGTAAGACTGACCGTCAGCAACTGGTCATTGCAGGCGGCAGCGCTGGCGGACTACTGATTGGCAACGTGATTAATCGGCGCCCCGAGCTGTTTGGTGCAGCCGTGGCAGACGTCCCTTTTGTCGACGTCTGGAACACCATGAACAACCCCGAGCTACCGCTGACGATCGGCGAGTACGAAGAATGGGGCGATCCGTCCGAAGCTGACGTGGCTGCACGCATCAAAGGCTACGCGCCCTATGAAAATGTTCAGCCACAGGCCTACCCTGCCCTGCTGGTGACCGCTGGCTACCACGATGTACGCGTACAGTACTGGGAGGCCGCCAAGTGGGTCGCTCGCCTGCGCGCCACCCGCAGCAACCACGCTCCGCTATTGCTGCGCACCCAAATGAGTGCCGGCCACGGCGGCGCCAGCGGGCGCTATCAGGCGATGCGAGAAGTGGCGGAGGAGTATGCGTTTTTGTTGAGCGTTATACCCTCAGCACGCGATTGATCCTACAGAAAAACCACAAAACTGCTTTACAGGTAAATGGGGAAGCGCCCGCCGACTGATGGCTTTGCATCGAGCCGTTGCCGAGTCGGCCTTTCTCCTTTTACGGCGAGCCAAGGGGGGCTGCTTGCCCAGCCCCCCTTAGCGATCCCCCGGGGCACCCGACTACGCGGCCCTTCGGGTTCGCTGCGTTGCTCGGTCTGACGGGGAGCGGCAGAACTCGTCGCTTCGCTCCTCAGACATGCTGCCGCTCTTTTTCCCGCCAGCCCTGCGCTACTCGCCCGCGTAAACGGGACCAACCCCTGGTGCACACTCCACCATGGAATAACGGCAGCCATTTGGAAGAAAAGCCTGTGACCTCGGCACTGGATAAAAATCACAAAAAAGCCCGCCCGGTGCATCGCACCGAGCGGGCTTTTTATCCAGTCAGACGTTAAAAGCGCGACTTCATATCGTCAAACTGTGCTTCTACCTGCGCGGAAGGTGCAGGTGTCAGCAGGGTGACAACCACAATGGCGATAGTCGCCAGGATAAAGCCCGGGACGATCTCATACAGGCCACTGCTGTCGACCTGCTTCCAAACCACCACAGTCACGCCACCGACAATCACACCAGCCAGGGCGCCAAAGCGGTTCATACGGCGCCAGTACAGCGACAGGATAACCGCCGGACCAAAGGCCGCGCCGAAACCAGCCCAAGCGTAGGACACCAGACCCAGTACGGTGCTGTCAGGGTTAAAGGCCAGCATCAGCGCGATAGCTGCGATACCCACGACCGCCACACGACCCACCCAGACCAGCTCCTGCTGGGTTGCATCGCGGCGGAACAGCGCCTTGTAGAAGTCCTCGGCCAGCGCAGAGGACGATACCAGCAGCTGCGAGTCCGCGGTCGACATGATGGCCGCCAGTACAGCCGCCAGCAGAATACCGGCAACCAGCGGATGCATCAGTGCCTGCACCAGCGACAGGAAGACGGTTTCAGCATCGGCCAGACCTTCTTCACCGAAGTAACCGATACCTACCCAGCCGATGACCAGCGCCGCCAGCAGGCAGACACCGGACCAGAGCACGGCGATACGACGTGCGGTCGGCAGCGCGGCGTCGCTTTCAACCGCTTTGAAACGAGCCAGAATATGCGGCTGGCCAAAGTAGCCCAGCCCCCACGCCAGCAGCGAGACAATGGCGATCACGCCAAGCGGCTTGCCTTCCACATCGGTCCACATATTCAGCAACTCGGGGTTGCGGGCCTCCATGGCACCATGAACCGCTTCCCAGCCGCCCATGATATTGAGCGCCATGACCGGCACCACAATCAACGCAGCCGCCATCAGCAGCCCTTGAATCACATCGGTCCAGGATACCGCCAGGAAACCACCAAAGAAGGTGTAGGAGATGATCGCAAGCGTGCCGACGATAACGGCAATGCTGTAACCAAAACCAAAAGTGCTTTCAAACAGCTTGCCCGCCGCCACCAGGCCAGAGCTGGTGTAAAACAGGAAGAACAGCAGAATGAATACCGCCGAGATCACCCGCAGCAGACGACTGCTGTCCTCGAAGCGATTTTCAAAGTAGGCCGGCAGGGTCAGCGAGTCGTTGGCCACATGCGAGTAGACACGTAGCCGGCGCGCCACAATCAGCCAGTTGGCCCAGGTGCCGGCCAGCAGGCCCATGGCAATCCAGGAAGCCTCGTAGCCGGCAGACAGTGCATAACCCGGCAA contains:
- a CDS encoding S9 family peptidase → MRPELQAPQARRDLGGDPYQWLEQRDNPEVVAYLEAENRHTEAWFEPTNALREQLFEEIRGRIRETDLGLPSVRGDWLYYQRTEAGAEYPRYYRCPRPADQSLCIDESNEQLLLDPNQLAAQEDFLELGDFSVSPDQNWLAYSLDTQGNEVYQLHVRSLIDDQAYSLPLDNAAGDLCWANDNRTLFAISLDASARPAKLWRLQRDAAPEPVFEEADPLFYLHVYRSSSERYICVASASKNTSELQYLPADQPKAHLQCLAARRTGHEYDADHGDQGFVIRSNSLGENFALLLCDPTTPGEHHWQLLRTVDQARTLEGVELQRSALILQYRNAGLIQLEVQPNDAPSYLVQMPDAVYSLHVQGGEEYSSARVRLRYESLNRPAEIRALTLADGDQHVLRTTPVEGHFSPDDYRVERLWAVAKDGAHIPISLIEPLGVEGTGPLYLYGYGAYGASMDPWFSHARLSLLQRGWRFAIAHVRGGADMGEHWYQQGKLEHKENTFSDFIRCAEHLIEQGKTDRQQLVIAGGSAGGLLIGNVINRRPELFGAAVADVPFVDVWNTMNNPELPLTIGEYEEWGDPSEADVAARIKGYAPYENVQPQAYPALLVTAGYHDVRVQYWEAAKWVARLRATRSNHAPLLLRTQMSAGHGGASGRYQAMREVAEEYAFLLSVIPSARD
- the putP gene encoding sodium/proline symporter PutP, yielding MENTAVVTATFIVYIGVMLALGYIAYKRTTNLSDYILGGRSLGPGTAALSAGASDMSGWLLLGLPGYALSAGYEASWIAMGLLAGTWANWLIVARRLRVYSHVANDSLTLPAYFENRFEDSSRLLRVISAVFILLFFLFYTSSGLVAAGKLFESTFGFGYSIAVIVGTLAIISYTFFGGFLAVSWTDVIQGLLMAAALIVVPVMALNIMGGWEAVHGAMEARNPELLNMWTDVEGKPLGVIAIVSLLAWGLGYFGQPHILARFKAVESDAALPTARRIAVLWSGVCLLAALVIGWVGIGYFGEEGLADAETVFLSLVQALMHPLVAGILLAAVLAAIMSTADSQLLVSSSALAEDFYKALFRRDATQQELVWVGRVAVVGIAAIALMLAFNPDSTVLGLVSYAWAGFGAAFGPAVILSLYWRRMNRFGALAGVIVGGVTVVVWKQVDSSGLYEIVPGFILATIAIVVVTLLTPAPSAQVEAQFDDMKSRF